The following proteins are co-located in the Callithrix jacchus isolate 240 chromosome 10, calJac240_pri, whole genome shotgun sequence genome:
- the B4GALNT4 gene encoding N-acetyl-beta-glucosaminyl-glycoprotein 4-beta-N-acetylgalactosaminyltransferase 1 isoform X4, producing the protein MPWLPVKKLRKQVKLLLLLLLLSCAAWVTYLHLGLVRQGRGLRQRLGDGRDGEKLTSVTDGRGVHAVPSTQRAEDSSESREEEQAPEGRDSNMLFPGEGRRLPLNFTHQTPPWREEYKGQVNLHVFEDWCGGAVGHLRRNLHFPLFPHTRTTVKKLAVSPKWKNYGLRIFGFIHPARDGDVQFSVASDDNSEFWLSLDESPAAAQLVAFVGKTGSEWTAPGEFTKFSSQVSKPRRLMTSRRYYFELLHKQDDRGSDHVEVGWRAFLPGLKFEVIDSAHISLYTDESALKMDHVAHVPQSPASHVGGRPAQEETSADMLRPDPRDTFFLTPRVEPSSLEDVLEPCAYAPTYVVKDFPIARYQGLQFVYLSFVYPNDYTRLTHMETENKCFYRESPLYLERFGFYKYMKMDKEEGDGDEEEEVQRRAFLFLNPDDFLDDEDEGEPLDSLEPTEAAPPRSSPPSPAPPTPPGPRDDRTPRRTRALSWAARAARPLPLFLGRAPPPRPAAEQPPRTPGKVYVTRVRPGQRASPRAPAPRAPWPPFPGVFLRPRPLPRVQLRVPPRPPRPHGRRTGGPQTTKLRPPAQAQATPGGRESQARTLGPAAPTVDSNSSSEAQPVTSFLSLSQVSGPRLPGEGEEEEEGEDDGAEAASEDSEEAAGPALGRWREDAIDWQRTFSVGAVDFELLRSDWNDLRCNVSGNLQLPEAEAVDVVAQYMERLNARHGGHFALLRIVNVEKRRDSARGSRFLLELELQERGGRRLRLSEYVFLRLPGARVGDADGESPEPAPAASVRPDGRPELCRPLRLAWRQDVMVHFIVPVKNQARWVAQFLADMATLHARTGDSHFSVVLVDFESEDMDVERALRAARLPRYQYLRRTGNFERSAGLQAGVDAVEDTSSIVFLCDLHIHFPPNILDAIRKHCVEGRLAFAPVVMRLGCGSSPRDPHGYWEVNGFGLFGIYKSDFDRVGGMNTEEFRDQWGGEDWELLDRVLQAGLEVERLRLRNFFHHYHSKRGMWSARSRKASHTGVGAS; encoded by the exons ATGCCGTGGCTGCCGGTGAAGAAGCTCCGCAAGCAGgtgaagctgctgctgctgctgctgctgctgagctgCGCCGCGTGGGTCACCTACCTGCACCTGGGCCTGGTGCGCCAGGGCCGCGGGCTGCGACAGCGCCTGGGCGACGGGCGAG ACGGCGAGAAGCTGACCAGCGTGACCGACGGCCGGGGTGTCCACGCTGTGCCATCCACACAGAGGGCGGAGGACTCTAGCGAGAGCCGTGAAGAGGAGCAGGCG CCGGAAGGTCGGGACTCAAACATGCTGTTTcctggggagggcaggaggctgCCACTGAACTTCACCCATCAGACACCCCCATGGCGGGAGGAG TACAAGGGGCAGGTGAACCTGCATGTGTTCGAGGACTGGTGTGGGGGCGCCGTGGGCCACCTGAGGAGGAACCTGCACTTCCCGCTGTTCCCTCAT ACTCGCACCACTGTGAAGAAGCTGGCCGTGTCCCCCAAGTGGAAGAACTATGGACTCCGTATTTTTGGTTTCATCCACCCAGCGAGGGATG GAGATGTCCAGTTTTCTGTGGCCTCAGATGACAACTCGGAGTTCTGGCTGAGCCTGGATGAGAGCCCAGCTGCTGCCCAGCTGGTGGCCTTCGTGGGCAAG ACTGGCTCTGAGTGGACAGCACCTGGGGAATTCACCAAGTTCAGCTCCCAGGTGTCCAAGCCCAGGCG GCTCATGACATCCCGGAGGTACTACTTTGAGTTGCTGCACAAGCAGGACGACCGTGGCTCGGACCATGTGGAAGTGGGA TGGCGAGCTTTCCTACCCGGCCTGAAGTTCGAGGTCATCGACTCTGCTCACATCTCCCTGTACACAG ATGAGTCAGCCCTGAAGATGGACCATGTGGCCCACGTCCCCCAGTCTCCAGCCAGCCACGTAGGGGGGCGTCCGGCGCAGGAGGAGACCAGCGCAGACATGCTGCGGCCAGACCCCAGGGACACCTTCTTCCTGA CACCGCGCGTGGAGCCCTCGAGCCTGGAGGACGTGCTGGAGCCCTGCGCTTACGCCCCCACCTACGTGGTCAAGGACTTCCCCATCGCCAGATACCAGGGACTGCAATTT gtgTACCTGTCCTTCGTGTATCCCAACGACTACACCCGCCTCACGCACATGGAGACCGAGAACAAGTGCTTCTACCGCGAGTCTCCGCTGTACCTGGAGAg GTTTGGGTTCTACAAATACATGAAGATGGACAAGGAGGAGGGGGACGGCGACGAAGAGGAGGAGGTGCAGCGCCGAGCCTTCCTCTTCCTCAACCCCGACG ACTTCCTGGATGACGAGGACGAAGGGGAGCCGCTGGACAGCCTGGAGCCCACGGAGGCGGCCCCGCCCAGGAGCAGCCCCCCGTCCCCCGCCCCGCCGACCCCTCCCGGCCCCCGGGACGACAGGACCCCCAGGCGCACCCGGGCCCTGAGCTGGGCCGCCCGGGCCGCCCGCCCCCTGCCACTCTTCTTGGGCCGAGCTCCTCCCCCGCGCCCTGCCGCGGAGCAGCCGCCCCGGACACCCGGGAAGGTGTACGTGACCAGGGTGCGGCCGGGACAACGGGCCTCCCCCAGAGCCCCGGCGCCGCGCGCGCCCTGGCCGCCCTTCCCCGGCGTCTTCCTGCGCCCTCGGCCTCTGCCCAGAGTGCAGCTGCGGGTGCCCCCGCGCCCCCCACGGCCTCACGGCCGCAGGACCGGCGGCCCCCAGACCACAAAGCTGCGGCCTCCAGCCCAGGCGCAGGCCACCCCCGGGGGCCGGGAGAGCCAGGCGCGCACGCTGGGACCTGCGGCGCCCACGGTGGACTCGAACTCGTCCTCCGAAGCACAGCCCGTGACCTCCTTCCTGAGCTTGTCTCAGGTGTCTGGGCCGCGGCTGCCGGGGGAGGgcgaagaggaggaggagggggaggacgACGGGGCCGAGGCCGCGTCGGAGGACAGCGAGGAGGCCGCGGGCCCTGCGCTCGGACGCTGGCGTGAGGACGCCATCGACTGGCAGCGCACGTTCAGCGTGGGCGCCGTGGACTTCGAGCTGCTGCGCTCGGACTGGAACGACTTGCGGTGCAACGTGTCGGGGAACCTGCAGCTGCCGGAGGCGGAGGCCGTGGACGTGGTGGCTCAGTACATGGAGCGGCTCAACGCGCGCCATGGCGG GCACTTCGCGCTGCTGCGCATCGTGAACGTGGAGAAGCGCCGGGACTCGGCGCGAGGGAGCCGCTTCCTGCTAGAGCTGGAGCTGCAGGAGCGCGGGGGCCGCCGCCTGCGACTGTCCGAGTACGTCTTCCTGCGGCTGCCGGGAGCCCGCGTGGGGGATGCAGACGGAGAAAGTCCCGAGCCCGCTCCCGCCGCCTCCGTGCGCCCCGACGGCCGCCCGGAACTCTGCCGgccgctgcgcctggcctggCGCCAGGACGTGATGGTCCACTTCATCGTGCCAG TGAAAAATCAGGCACGGTGGGTAGCGCAGTTCCTGGCGGACATGGCCACGCTGCACGCGCGCACTGGGGACTCGCACTTCAGCGTCGTCCTGGTGGATTTCGAGAGCGAGGACATGGACGTGGAGCGGGCCTTGCGCGCTGCGCGCCTGCCCCG GTACCAGTACCTGAGACGCACCGGAAACTTCGAGCGCTCCGCGGGGCTGCAAGCAGGAGTGGACGCGGTGGAG GACACCAGTAGCATCGTGTTTCTCTGCGACCTCCACATCCACTTCCCACCCAACATCCTGGACGCCATCCGCAAGCACTGTGTGGAGGGCAGGCTGGCCTTCGCGCCAGTGGTCATGCGCCTGGGCTGTGGGAGCTCACCCCGGGACCCACACG GTTACTGGGAGGTGAACGGCTTTGGCCTTTTTGGGATCTACAAGTCGGATTTTGACCGGGTCGGAGGCATGAACACTGAGGAGTTCCGAGACCAGTGGGGGGGTGAAGACTGGGAGCTCCTGGACAG GGTCCTGCAGGCAGGGCTGGAGGTGGAGCGGCTACGTCTGCGGAACTTCTTCCACCACTACCACTCCAAAAGGGGCATGTGGAGCGCCCGCAGCAGGAAAGCCTCTCACACGGGGGTGGGGGCGTCGTGA